The genomic segment TCACAATTGCGATTTGAAGTAACTGAAGAACGTGAAGCCAAAAAGCTGACACCCCGTCAGCAGGAACTTATACGTGAATACTATTTTAAAGGTATCAATTATTATAGTAATAATCAATTTGAACTTGCTATCACTGAATGGCGAAAGGTTTTAGCAATTGACCCTACTCATGAAAAAGCAAAGAATAATATCAAAAAGTGTTTAATATTACTGGGCAGGTAAACAATGGCTGAAGAAAAAAAGATCAAAAAAGAAAAAAAAGAACAAAAAGAAAATAAAAAAAATAAAGGTAAAAATTCCAAAGGCGAACAAAACGTAACATCATCAAAAGAAGTACGTTTTAGCCTCCGTTTAAAGTTTTCATTAGCAATTATTCTTTTGGCAAGCAGTATAATTGCTGTTATGACGTATTATTTTATACAGCAAGAATCTGAATTACTTCGTAAACAAATAATACAATTTGCTAATCGTGAAACTGAACGCCTG from the Spirochaetota bacterium genome contains:
- a CDS encoding tetratricopeptide repeat protein, which translates into the protein YQQGGKNNLEKALAEFRVINNKYPDYIQVAIIINKIESQLRFEVTEEREAKKLTPRQQELIREYYFKGINYYSNNQFELAITEWRKVLAIDPTHEKAKNNIKKCLILLGR